The Listeria welshimeri serovar 6b str. SLCC5334 genome has a window encoding:
- a CDS encoding Lmo0654 family protein, whose protein sequence is MAHENLRELEDRLIELRQQYQEALSETREFEDPQLQNGPINAAEVRLSALRHEIAEVEKKIKKVEGNTK, encoded by the coding sequence ATGGCCCATGAGAATTTAAGAGAATTAGAAGATCGACTTATTGAATTACGGCAACAATATCAAGAAGCACTTAGCGAAACAAGAGAGTTTGAAGATCCACAACTCCAAAATGGACCAATCAATGCAGCTGAAGTTAGATTAAGTGCATTACGTCACGAAATTGCTGAAGTAGAGAAGAAAATTAAAAAAGTAGAAGGTAACACCAAATAA
- a CDS encoding metallophosphoesterase family protein, producing MKPIFAVGDVHGEITLLDELLENWNRERERLLFVGDLIDRGENPAAVLRRVKELSDEAEVITLKGNHEQMLLDFLEKPSEKMHYYLSQGGMETIQSLIGDSLNKKMTPEGLAKRIKEEASDLIDFIQSLPLYYEEGKYVFVHAGVDFSKRDWHDTDEHDFFWIREPFLFGKNNTGKVFIFGHTPVQNLHSDESSGIWVSEDRTRLDIDGGAVFGGELHGVVVEENVVTKSFSAKK from the coding sequence ATGAAACCGATTTTTGCTGTAGGAGATGTACACGGAGAAATTACACTGTTGGATGAGTTGCTGGAAAACTGGAATAGAGAGCGAGAACGCCTTTTATTTGTAGGCGATTTAATTGACCGCGGGGAAAATCCAGCAGCAGTCCTTAGACGAGTGAAAGAGTTATCCGATGAAGCGGAAGTTATTACTTTAAAAGGCAACCATGAACAAATGTTACTTGATTTTTTAGAAAAGCCTTCGGAAAAAATGCATTATTATTTAAGTCAAGGCGGCATGGAAACCATTCAATCTTTAATTGGCGACTCATTAAATAAAAAAATGACACCAGAAGGGTTAGCTAAGCGAATTAAAGAAGAGGCTTCAGACCTTATCGATTTTATCCAAAGTCTGCCACTTTATTATGAAGAAGGTAAGTATGTGTTTGTCCATGCGGGCGTGGATTTTTCTAAACGCGATTGGCATGATACTGACGAGCATGATTTTTTCTGGATACGGGAACCATTTTTATTTGGGAAAAATAATACTGGAAAAGTCTTTATTTTTGGACATACACCGGTGCAAAATTTACATAGTGACGAAAGTTCGGGTATATGGGTTTCGGAAGATAGAACTCGACTTGATATTGATGGTGGCGCAGTTTTTGGCGGGGAGCTTCATGGGGTTGTAGTTGAGGAAAATGTTGTCACAAAAAGTTTTTCTGCAAAAAAATAA
- a CDS encoding DUF420 domain-containing protein, translating to MEQNKEKLTKPTSEKNYFWPIMIISFVAVVVILLLFFSPIGYQGAVHFDITIFPRMNAIFNSFTFVFLVIALWAIIKKKNIKMHRGFILAAFTSTLFFLVSYLTFHYLSAEISTFGGTGIVRPIYFFILITHSFLAAIVVPLALFALVWGWTMQIEKHKKIVRWTMPIWLYVSLTGVLVYLFMAPYY from the coding sequence ATGGAACAAAATAAAGAAAAACTTACAAAGCCGACATCAGAAAAAAACTATTTTTGGCCGATAATGATTATTTCATTTGTTGCGGTTGTAGTGATTTTGCTACTATTCTTCTCACCAATTGGGTATCAAGGAGCAGTGCATTTTGACATTACTATTTTCCCGCGTATGAACGCCATCTTTAATAGTTTTACCTTTGTATTTTTAGTTATTGCACTTTGGGCGATTATAAAAAAGAAAAACATTAAAATGCACCGTGGTTTCATTTTAGCAGCATTTACATCAACACTTTTCTTCTTAGTATCTTACTTAACGTTCCATTACCTTTCAGCGGAAATTTCTACGTTTGGAGGAACTGGCATTGTTCGTCCAATCTACTTCTTTATCCTAATTACACATAGTTTCTTAGCTGCAATCGTTGTTCCACTCGCGCTATTTGCACTTGTATGGGGCTGGACGATGCAAATTGAGAAGCACAAAAAAATCGTTCGTTGGACTATGCCGATTTGGCTATATGTCAGCTTAACTGGCGTACTAGTATACTTATTTATGGCACCATATTATTAA
- a CDS encoding endonuclease III domain-containing protein → MNTNEQKVQVLNKLVTLYGYQDWWEDDNRLSDWISMILIQRTTERNANQALANLKPFLDLDSLMDMDIIKLEELIYPAGFYKQKSIYIKALIEWFVGHGASFEKFRLYSTEDLRKELLGIKGVGEETADAMLLYIFERNVFIADLYARRLFSRLGFGEYNSYEQMREEFMPITENISHKLCKEWHSVIDVHGKHFGKDKEMDESWLLES, encoded by the coding sequence TTGAATACAAATGAACAAAAAGTACAAGTTTTAAATAAATTAGTCACGCTTTATGGCTATCAAGATTGGTGGGAAGATGATAATCGCCTTTCTGATTGGATTTCGATGATATTAATTCAGCGTACTACAGAGAGAAATGCCAACCAAGCATTAGCGAATCTCAAGCCTTTTCTAGATTTAGATAGTTTGATGGATATGGATATCATTAAGTTAGAGGAGTTAATATATCCCGCAGGCTTCTATAAACAAAAAAGCATCTATATCAAGGCATTAATAGAGTGGTTTGTCGGTCACGGAGCTAGCTTTGAGAAGTTTCGTCTTTATTCAACAGAAGATTTGCGAAAAGAATTACTAGGGATAAAAGGTGTAGGGGAAGAAACTGCAGATGCGATGTTACTTTATATTTTTGAACGAAATGTATTTATTGCAGACTTATATGCAAGACGATTATTTTCTCGATTAGGTTTTGGCGAATATAATTCTTATGAACAAATGCGGGAAGAGTTTATGCCAATTACAGAAAATATTTCCCATAAATTATGTAAAGAATGGCATTCGGTCATTGATGTGCACGGGAAGCATTTTGGGAAAGACAAAGAGATGGATGAATCGTGGTTGTTAGAGTCATAA
- a CDS encoding GrpB family protein codes for MQTDNIVVVDYDENWPKEFQRIEAAILNTITLDVLRVEHVGSTSVRGLCAKPIIDIDIVIEDYSSFEAVKTGLLSLGYEHEGDLGISEREAFSYDTSQKKSFMEHHIYVCPKNSAELHRHLTFRNHLRNNPSDCQKYGTIKLAAAKEFQTDIEGYLNMKGEVITEIYQRCGLIK; via the coding sequence ATGCAGACAGATAATATCGTTGTAGTAGATTATGACGAAAATTGGCCAAAAGAATTTCAAAGAATTGAAGCGGCAATTTTAAATACAATAACTCTAGATGTTCTTCGGGTGGAGCATGTAGGCAGTACTTCCGTTAGAGGTTTATGTGCTAAGCCGATTATTGACATTGATATTGTGATAGAAGATTATAGTAGCTTTGAAGCAGTAAAAACTGGACTCTTATCTTTAGGATATGAGCATGAGGGCGATTTAGGGATATCCGAGCGGGAAGCTTTTTCTTATGATACTTCACAAAAAAAGTCATTTATGGAACATCATATTTATGTTTGTCCAAAAAATTCCGCAGAACTGCATCGCCATCTCACTTTCCGAAATCATTTAAGAAATAACCCATCTGATTGTCAAAAATATGGAACGATTAAGTTAGCAGCAGCAAAGGAATTTCAAACAGATATAGAGGGATACTTAAATATGAAAGGCGAAGTCATTACCGAAATCTATCAACGTTGCGGATTAATAAAATAA
- a CDS encoding carboxymuconolactone decarboxylase family protein gives MKVSKSFEVFAKEAPEVQSAWMETIHKLDAASTLDKKTEELAYIAVMAAVRLESGIPFHVKMAKSNGATRSEIISAILVGLPAVGNTVINALPIAIDAYEED, from the coding sequence ATGAAAGTAAGTAAGTCATTTGAAGTATTCGCGAAAGAAGCTCCCGAAGTGCAATCTGCTTGGATGGAAACTATACATAAATTAGATGCCGCAAGTACGCTCGATAAGAAAACAGAAGAACTAGCTTATATTGCTGTTATGGCCGCTGTCCGCCTAGAAAGTGGTATCCCTTTTCACGTGAAAATGGCAAAATCCAATGGTGCGACTAGAAGTGAAATTATCAGCGCAATCCTTGTCGGCTTACCTGCTGTGGGCAATACAGTGATAAATGCTTTACCAATAGCGATTGATGCCTATGAGGAAGATTGA
- the pdxK gene encoding pyridoxine/pyridoxal/pyridoxamine kinase: MTIKKTLTIAGSDSSGGAGLQADLKTFEEYGTYGFSAITTIVTMDPDNNWAHGVTPIDAQLVREQLKTILSGGPVDAMKTGMLGSIDIIKATREAIDKYDLKNVVIDPVMVCKGEDELIQPENAEAIRDLLLPKATITTPNLFEAGQLSGLGKLTTLDDMKKAAKKIIELGAKYVVIKGGKALESDKAIDLLYDGKEFTVYEVEKIAPSHNHGAGCTFAAAITAGLAKGLTVEEAVAKAKDFVTAAIKGGFALNEFIGPVWHGAYNKAENR; the protein is encoded by the coding sequence ATGACAATCAAAAAAACATTAACTATTGCTGGTTCTGATTCGAGTGGTGGCGCAGGTTTACAAGCAGATTTAAAAACATTTGAAGAATATGGCACATACGGTTTTAGTGCAATTACAACCATCGTTACAATGGATCCAGATAACAACTGGGCGCATGGCGTTACTCCAATAGATGCACAGCTTGTACGCGAACAACTAAAAACAATTCTTTCTGGCGGTCCTGTTGATGCAATGAAAACAGGTATGCTTGGTTCCATTGACATCATTAAAGCAACACGTGAAGCTATTGACAAATACGATTTAAAAAATGTTGTTATTGATCCCGTTATGGTTTGTAAAGGCGAAGACGAGCTTATCCAGCCTGAAAACGCGGAGGCTATCCGCGACCTATTACTACCAAAAGCAACCATCACCACACCAAACCTATTTGAAGCAGGTCAATTATCTGGTCTTGGCAAATTAACTACATTAGATGATATGAAAAAAGCCGCGAAAAAAATCATTGAACTAGGTGCTAAATATGTTGTTATCAAAGGCGGAAAAGCCCTAGAAAGCGATAAAGCAATCGACTTACTTTATGATGGCAAAGAATTTACTGTTTATGAAGTAGAAAAAATCGCTCCAAGCCATAATCACGGTGCTGGTTGTACTTTCGCAGCAGCTATCACCGCTGGACTTGCAAAAGGTCTAACCGTAGAAGAAGCAGTTGCAAAAGCAAAAGACTTTGTCACAGCAGCAATCAAAGGTGGATTTGCACTAAACGAATTCATCGGGCCTGTTTGGCATGGCGCTTATAATAAAGCTGAAAATAGATAA
- a CDS encoding Cof-type HAD-IIB family hydrolase — protein sequence MIKVIASDMDGTLLNSDIEIAQENVEAIEKARAKGIHFVLCTGRMYDDAMGLINKVNLYAPAICMNGAEIRDEHGKIILQHPIDRNLARNTYNTLTELGMYTEFFTDMGPITTDKARGKEFMIEMHKRIHPDVPAEAIMDKVEERFESKDVHEIPDVERILGNKNLTILKFISFSSDKDILAKAKKKLEKESDLSVTSSFSDNIEITHREAQKGISLQYYVEKLGVTLDETFAIGDNMNDISMLKMAGYSVAMGNAEEEVKDLAKHVTLSNDEHGVASAIYKMLETND from the coding sequence ATGATTAAAGTTATTGCTTCAGACATGGATGGCACACTACTTAACTCTGATATCGAGATTGCACAAGAAAACGTCGAGGCAATCGAAAAAGCCCGCGCCAAAGGAATTCATTTTGTTCTTTGTACCGGACGTATGTATGACGATGCGATGGGGTTAATTAATAAAGTTAATTTATATGCACCAGCAATTTGTATGAACGGAGCAGAAATTCGTGATGAACACGGAAAAATAATTTTACAACATCCAATTGATCGAAACTTAGCAAGAAACACATATAATACGCTGACTGAACTAGGAATGTATACAGAATTCTTCACTGATATGGGACCAATTACAACTGACAAAGCCCGTGGCAAAGAATTCATGATTGAAATGCACAAACGTATCCACCCAGACGTACCAGCAGAAGCAATTATGGATAAAGTTGAAGAACGTTTTGAATCTAAAGACGTACATGAAATACCTGATGTAGAACGCATTTTAGGTAATAAAAATTTGACGATTCTTAAATTTATTTCTTTCTCTTCTGATAAAGATATTCTTGCAAAAGCGAAGAAAAAACTGGAAAAAGAATCTGACCTATCTGTTACATCTTCCTTTTCCGATAATATTGAAATTACACATCGCGAGGCACAAAAAGGTATTTCTTTACAATATTATGTAGAAAAACTAGGCGTTACACTGGATGAAACCTTTGCAATTGGAGATAATATGAATGATATCTCTATGTTAAAAATGGCTGGTTATAGCGTTGCAATGGGCAATGCGGAAGAAGAAGTCAAAGATTTAGCAAAACATGTAACTCTTTCTAATGACGAACACGGGGTTGCATCAGCTATCTATAAAATGTTAGAAACAAATGACTAA
- a CDS encoding maltose acetyltransferase domain-containing protein, producing the protein MKTELEKMIAGEMYDPSDRELVHGRSRARKFCREINDTMDSESRASVLKRLFGGTKENVYVEPDFRVDYGSNIYVGENFYANFDCVILDVCEVHIGDNCMMAPGVHIYTATHPLDPVERNSGLELGKPVEIGDNVWIGGRAIINPGVKLGNNVVVASGAVVTKSFPDNVVVAGNPARVIKTIEVAEK; encoded by the coding sequence ATGAAGACAGAACTAGAAAAGATGATTGCAGGAGAAATGTATGATCCTAGCGACAGAGAGCTTGTACACGGAAGAAGTCGTGCGCGTAAGTTCTGCAGAGAGATTAACGATACAATGGATTCAGAGTCTCGTGCAAGCGTGCTGAAGCGTCTATTCGGCGGAACAAAAGAGAATGTGTATGTCGAACCAGATTTTCGAGTAGATTACGGTTCTAATATTTATGTTGGCGAAAACTTTTACGCTAATTTTGATTGCGTGATTTTAGATGTTTGCGAAGTACATATTGGTGACAACTGTATGATGGCACCGGGTGTTCATATTTATACAGCGACACATCCACTTGACCCAGTAGAACGTAATAGTGGATTAGAACTTGGCAAACCTGTTGAAATTGGCGACAATGTTTGGATTGGTGGTCGTGCAATTATTAATCCAGGTGTAAAATTAGGAAATAATGTAGTGGTGGCATCTGGGGCTGTAGTAACGAAGAGTTTTCCTGATAATGTCGTTGTTGCAGGAAATCCAGCTCGGGTGATAAAAACGATTGAGGTTGCAGAAAAATGA
- a CDS encoding YwdI family protein has product MIISDAKIFEQMESELAKARAATTKVNQDKHLHGLMLLVQLAKTGDERSAEVERMAIPTLPTSEPAQIASMDGKKIELEDGANGDSLLDF; this is encoded by the coding sequence ATGATTATTTCAGATGCAAAGATTTTTGAACAAATGGAAAGTGAATTAGCGAAAGCAAGAGCAGCAACAACAAAAGTAAATCAAGATAAGCATTTACATGGTTTAATGCTACTTGTTCAACTTGCAAAAACGGGCGATGAAAGAAGCGCGGAAGTGGAAAGAATGGCTATACCAACTTTACCAACATCTGAACCAGCTCAAATCGCAAGTATGGATGGTAAAAAAATAGAATTAGAAGACGGAGCAAATGGAGACTCATTGCTTGATTTTTAG
- a CDS encoding DUF423 domain-containing protein → MKKTIITGAVFAGLAVLLGAFGAHALKDVLGRYASTWETGVQYQMFHAVGILIIGLLMEKQTSRLYNWAAILFSVGIVFFSGSLYVLSISKVTVLGAITPIGGVCFVVGWFLLILGVSKRTMSK, encoded by the coding sequence ATGAAGAAAACTATTATTACTGGTGCCGTTTTTGCGGGGCTAGCAGTTTTACTTGGCGCGTTTGGTGCACATGCTTTAAAAGATGTACTTGGACGTTATGCGAGCACTTGGGAAACAGGGGTACAGTATCAAATGTTTCACGCGGTGGGCATTTTGATCATTGGATTATTAATGGAAAAACAAACTAGTCGACTTTACAACTGGGCAGCGATTTTATTTTCAGTCGGAATTGTGTTTTTCTCTGGTAGTTTGTATGTATTAAGTATTTCCAAAGTGACCGTTTTAGGCGCGATTACGCCTATTGGTGGCGTTTGTTTTGTCGTCGGTTGGTTCTTGCTAATATTAGGAGTATCTAAAAGAACGATGAGCAAATAG
- a CDS encoding ABC transporter ATP-binding protein, whose product MTYALEIKGLRKIYSTGVEALRGIDLTVEEGDFYALLGPNGAGKSTTIGIITSLVNKTSGKVNVFGYDLDTDIVRAKQQIGLVPQEFNFNPFETVQQIVVNQAGYYGVSRKEAIKRSEKYLKQSNLWEKRHERARMLSGGMKRRLMIARALMHEPKLLILDEPTAGVDIELRREMWTFLRELNESGTTIILTTHYLEEAEMLCRNIGIIQSGELIENTSMKSLLSKLQFETFIFDLEPYEETFEITGYNHVFEDKQTLSVEVERNQGVNHIFEQLSERGVKVLSMRNKSNRLEELFLKITEEKHQVGEKHV is encoded by the coding sequence ATGACTTATGCACTCGAAATAAAAGGGTTAAGAAAAATCTATTCCACAGGAGTCGAAGCATTACGGGGTATTGATTTAACAGTAGAAGAAGGGGACTTTTATGCACTACTTGGTCCTAATGGTGCTGGGAAATCAACGACTATCGGTATTATTACTTCGCTTGTAAATAAAACATCAGGAAAAGTGAACGTATTTGGCTATGATTTAGATACAGATATCGTCCGGGCTAAACAGCAAATTGGTCTTGTTCCACAAGAATTCAATTTTAATCCGTTTGAAACAGTTCAACAAATTGTTGTAAACCAAGCTGGTTACTATGGTGTTTCTCGTAAGGAAGCTATCAAACGTAGTGAAAAATATTTAAAGCAATCTAATTTATGGGAAAAACGTCATGAACGTGCACGTATGCTTTCTGGCGGGATGAAACGTCGCTTGATGATTGCGCGAGCTTTAATGCATGAACCAAAGCTACTTATTTTAGATGAACCAACTGCTGGGGTTGATATTGAACTTCGTCGTGAGATGTGGACGTTTTTAAGAGAATTAAATGAAAGTGGTACGACGATTATTTTGACAACACATTATTTAGAAGAAGCAGAAATGCTTTGTCGTAATATCGGTATTATCCAGTCTGGAGAACTTATCGAAAATACTAGTATGAAATCTTTACTTTCTAAATTGCAGTTTGAAACGTTTATATTTGATTTAGAACCGTATGAAGAAACTTTTGAAATCACTGGCTATAATCATGTTTTTGAAGATAAGCAAACCTTGTCTGTAGAAGTTGAACGTAATCAAGGAGTTAATCATATCTTTGAACAATTAAGCGAGCGTGGCGTAAAAGTGCTTTCGATGCGAAATAAATCTAATCGACTCGAAGAACTATTTTTGAAAATTACAGAAGAAAAACATCAAGTGGGGGAGAAACATGTTTAA